A section of the Alphaproteobacteria bacterium genome encodes:
- a CDS encoding SEL1-like repeat protein — protein sequence MAGLNPNYVRERLQEVSQQIAEGREAMRASMRALTDASGAGHVLNHGFKCKEIKALVKKGDFGDESHLVSRLSSDLWIEVFEYLRPREIYSFIISSRYLCMSLELDSIMNRFILLNNRSDQLSFMGQLKFLSPEIQFPMRRIESKVIFTLRELKELQQRSTTPFTCTSLKLSSSKELLEAASHIPFLTQVDLTQSNLSPEKLGSLLKTAKDLEEINLSSNHTVSDQNMTTLDIQSLPKLKKVDLTHSFTGILTVMFFAKVARNLKELNLLGCGILRDELVNLGLNLFPRLEHMNLSVLELRMDDIRAVYLAAPRLKTIGYSSERIVSNNLESSFFDMFAGLALRGHARAEFELARHYEYGLGVQVDLIEAIKKYEKLAKRGDVEAQLRLGLCYLRDDCPLQNSNIALEWLLKAASQGSVEALYQLGMMYRNGNGIPQDDQEAVKWFKMAEKKKHVGAILELGDCYFYGEGVREDRVLAHWQYSTAFVRADKDSKLRNIAAVKVGECHLYGAGGERDEHSAFFKFREAAQNGFARAQYLLGVCYLKGRGTQQDSTQAREWFEKAAQQNDRHAIMALQKMDESQGS from the coding sequence ATGGCAGGTTTGAACCCCAATTATGTGCGTGAACGTCTACAAGAGGTCTCTCAACAAATAGCAGAAGGCCGAGAGGCGATGAGAGCTTCGATGAGAGCATTGACAGATGCTTCTGGCGCAGGACACGTTCTCAATCATGGTTTTAAGTGCAAAGAAATAAAAGCGTTGGTGAAGAAAGGAGACTTCGGTGATGAGTCTCATTTGGTTTCTCGATTAAGTTCTGACTTATGGATTGAGGTTTTTGAATACCTGAGGCCGAGAGAGATTTATAGTTTCATCATAAGTTCTAGGTATCTGTGCATGAGTCTCGAATTAGATTCGATTATGAATCGATTCATCCTTTTGAATAATCGCAGTGATCAGTTATCATTCATGGGCCAATTAAAGTTTCTGAGTCCTGAGATTCAATTCCCTATGAGAAGAATTGAATCAAAGGTTATTTTTACGTTGAGAGAATTGAAAGAGTTGCAACAAAGATCAACCACGCCATTTACGTGCACGAGTCTTAAATTGAGCAGTTCTAAGGAGCTTTTAGAGGCGGCATCTCATATTCCATTCCTGACACAAGTTGATTTAACTCAGTCAAATTTGTCACCTGAAAAGCTTGGTTCTCTTTTGAAAACAGCAAAGGATTTAGAAGAGATAAATTTATCGAGTAATCACACAGTTTCTGATCAGAACATGACGACGCTTGATATTCAGTCTTTGCCGAAGTTGAAAAAGGTGGATTTGACACATTCATTTACCGGAATCTTGACTGTGATGTTTTTTGCAAAAGTCGCTCGCAATTTAAAAGAATTGAATTTGTTGGGTTGTGGTATTCTGCGCGATGAATTGGTGAATTTAGGGCTAAACTTGTTTCCTCGGCTTGAGCATATGAATCTCTCAGTATTGGAATTGAGAATGGATGATATCAGGGCGGTGTACTTAGCGGCTCCACGTTTAAAGACGATAGGTTATAGTTCTGAGCGTATTGTATCCAATAATCTCGAATCGTCTTTTTTTGATATGTTCGCAGGTTTGGCTCTTAGAGGTCATGCACGTGCTGAGTTTGAACTAGCCCGCCATTATGAGTATGGTTTAGGCGTTCAGGTTGATTTGATAGAGGCCATAAAAAAATATGAAAAACTTGCAAAAAGAGGGGACGTTGAAGCACAGCTTAGGCTCGGCCTTTGTTATTTAAGAGATGATTGCCCTCTGCAAAATAGTAATATAGCCTTAGAATGGCTTTTAAAAGCAGCAAGTCAAGGTTCAGTTGAGGCTTTGTATCAGCTTGGGATGATGTATCGTAACGGTAATGGTATTCCTCAAGATGATCAAGAAGCAGTTAAATGGTTTAAAATGGCTGAAAAAAAGAAACATGTGGGTGCTATTCTTGAGCTGGGTGATTGCTATTTTTACGGAGAAGGTGTCCGAGAGGATCGTGTCTTGGCACATTGGCAATATAGTACTGCATTTGTGAGGGCTGATAAAGATTCTAAGCTACGAAATATTGCAGCTGTAAAAGTTGGGGAGTGCCATTTATATGGTGCAGGTGGGGAGCGAGATGAACACAGTGCATTTTTCAAATTTCGGGAAGCGGCTCAGAATGGCTTTGCAAGGGCTCAATATTTGCTCGGTGTTTGTTATTTAAAAGGCCGGGGCACTCAGCAGGATAGTACTCAGGCGAGAGAATGGTTTGAAAAGGCTGCTCAGCAAAATGATCGTCATGCGATAATGGCTCTTCAAAAGATGGATGAATCGCAAGGCTCATAA
- the lpxD gene encoding UDP-3-O-(3-hydroxymyristoyl)glucosamine N-acyltransferase, whose translation MVDTHFFKTEGPFRLDDLACLSGASLERCDDPSFLISNVASLDQAGQSDITFFDNRKYLPLFQNTKAKACFVAPSAVADAPAGLILLVSKNPYKSYGLAASAFYPRPVADSTISAQAIIHETAKIGKGCEIRPGVVIEKNAQIGEDCLIAPNVVIGENVIIGDNCMIGACSSIYYAVIGSNVRLHPGVRIGQDGFGFAIDPTGHVPIPQLGRVIIEDRCDIGANSCIDRGAGPDTIIGAGTFIDNLVQIGHNVKLGKNCVIVAQVGLSGSSELGDMVVMAGQSATVGHIKVGAGSRIGGQSAVLKDCPPMSELFGTPAIPIKQHLRQIVTLRNMTLKTKENRQ comes from the coding sequence ATGGTTGATACACATTTTTTTAAAACTGAAGGTCCCTTTCGGCTCGATGATCTTGCATGCCTTTCTGGGGCGAGCCTTGAGCGTTGTGATGATCCTTCGTTTTTGATCTCAAATGTAGCCTCTCTTGATCAAGCAGGGCAAAGCGATATTACTTTTTTTGATAATCGGAAATATCTTCCTCTGTTTCAAAATACAAAAGCAAAGGCTTGTTTTGTTGCGCCAAGTGCTGTTGCTGATGCCCCAGCAGGATTGATTCTTCTGGTGTCAAAAAATCCCTATAAGAGCTACGGTTTGGCAGCCAGCGCTTTTTATCCGCGGCCAGTTGCTGATTCAACGATTTCTGCGCAGGCAATCATTCATGAGACAGCAAAAATCGGCAAGGGCTGTGAAATTCGTCCTGGTGTGGTCATTGAAAAGAATGCACAAATTGGTGAGGATTGTTTGATTGCGCCAAATGTTGTGATCGGTGAAAATGTGATTATTGGCGATAATTGCATGATTGGCGCTTGTTCATCAATCTATTATGCAGTGATCGGAAGCAATGTTCGCTTGCACCCAGGCGTTCGGATTGGTCAAGACGGATTTGGTTTTGCCATCGATCCCACTGGCCATGTGCCGATTCCGCAATTAGGACGCGTGATTATTGAAGACAGATGCGATATAGGCGCGAATAGCTGTATTGATCGCGGCGCAGGGCCTGACACAATCATTGGGGCTGGAACCTTTATTGATAATTTGGTGCAAATAGGCCATAATGTGAAGCTTGGGAAGAATTGCGTGATTGTGGCGCAAGTTGGACTCTCTGGCAGTTCTGAGTTGGGTGATATGGTTGTGATGGCTGGGCAATCTGCAACAGTGGGTCACATTAAAGTCGGGGCAGGTTCCAGAATTGGTGGACAAAGTGCTGTTTTAAAGGATTGTCCTCCGATGTCAGAGCTTTTCGGAACGCCTGCTATACCAATTAAGCAACATTTGCGTCAAATTGTAACGTTACGCAATATGACTTTAAAGACAAAAGAGAATAGACAGTAG
- the fabZ gene encoding 3-hydroxyacyl-ACP dehydratase FabZ, with the protein MTTETPVDIVDINRIMTMIPHRYPFLLIDRVSIAELGERAIGLKNVTINEPFFQGHFPGHPVMPGVLIIEAMAQTACILVVKTLGSECEGKLVYFMSIEEAKFRRPVLPGDQVHLEVTKIKNRGMIWKLDAKAKVDGQLVAEAVITAMIRD; encoded by the coding sequence ATGACAACAGAAACACCCGTAGATATTGTTGATATTAATAGAATTATGACGATGATTCCTCATCGCTATCCCTTTTTGCTGATCGACAGAGTTTCAATTGCTGAGCTCGGTGAGCGTGCTATTGGGCTTAAAAATGTGACGATCAATGAACCGTTTTTCCAAGGCCATTTTCCTGGGCATCCTGTGATGCCTGGCGTTCTCATTATTGAAGCGATGGCTCAAACAGCTTGCATTTTGGTCGTGAAAACATTGGGGTCTGAATGTGAAGGAAAATTGGTTTATTTCATGAGCATTGAAGAAGCAAAATTCAGAAGGCCTGTTTTGCCAGGTGATCAAGTTCATCTTGAAGTGACCAAGATTAAAAATCGCGGCATGATCTGGAAGCTTGATGCAAAAGCAAAAGTAGATGGTCAATTGGTGGCAGAAGCTGTTATCACAGCAATGATTAGAGATTAA
- the lpxA gene encoding acyl-ACP--UDP-N-acetylglucosamine O-acyltransferase encodes MTFIHPTAIIGPDVQIGKGAYIGPYCVVDGKVKIGDSVRLISHVSVAGNTTIGEGTEIFPFASIGHIPQDLKFSGEESELIIGKFNKIREHVTMNPGTQGGGLKTIIGDRCLFMMASHVAHDCIIGNNVILANNATLAGHVTVGNHVVMGGLSAVHQFVRIGEHAMIGGMSGVESDVIPYGLVMGERARLAGLNLVGLERRGFEKTSINHLRNAYQEIFNSQEGTMSERITRVIDSHQDEPLIVALVDFIQTKESRSLCQPRSSQAA; translated from the coding sequence ATTACTTTTATACACCCGACAGCTATTATTGGACCTGATGTCCAAATAGGAAAAGGTGCCTATATCGGCCCTTACTGCGTTGTGGATGGTAAAGTTAAGATTGGTGATTCAGTCAGACTCATCTCTCATGTCTCTGTTGCAGGCAATACAACCATTGGTGAAGGAACGGAGATTTTCCCTTTTGCCTCGATTGGTCATATTCCCCAGGATTTAAAATTCTCAGGCGAAGAATCTGAGCTTATTATCGGAAAATTCAATAAGATCCGTGAACATGTGACAATGAACCCAGGCACACAAGGTGGCGGTCTTAAAACCATTATTGGCGATCGTTGTCTCTTTATGATGGCCTCACACGTTGCTCACGATTGTATAATCGGAAACAATGTGATTCTGGCGAATAATGCAACATTAGCAGGGCACGTCACTGTCGGTAATCATGTTGTGATGGGCGGCCTTTCTGCGGTTCATCAATTTGTTCGGATTGGTGAGCATGCGATGATCGGCGGCATGTCTGGCGTTGAAAGTGATGTGATTCCATACGGTCTTGTGATGGGCGAAAGAGCAAGGCTTGCAGGCCTGAATCTTGTCGGACTTGAGCGCAGGGGCTTTGAGAAAACAAGCATCAATCATTTGCGCAATGCTTATCAAGAGATTTTCAACTCACAAGAAGGCACAATGAGTGAGCGCATCACGCGCGTTATCGACTCTCATCAGGATGAGCCCTTGATCGTTGCTTTGGTTGATTTTATTCAAACAAAAGAATCGCGGTCTTTATGTCAGCCGCGGTCAAGTCAGGCTGCATGA
- the lpxI gene encoding UDP-2,3-diacylglucosamine diphosphatase LpxI (LpxI, functionally equivalent to LpxH, replaces it in LPS biosynthesis in a minority of bacteria.): MIPNTIPYKLGIIAGGGSLPFALAEAAEQQGQDLFIIALKGSAEQALCAGRSHFWASVGKTGAVIARLKQEGVTHLVFAGSVKRPSLKSIRLDFSTFWRLLKRRFHFHGDDAILRFIHDMMTSEGFQVVGAHDICPELLMPDGHLTQELPKKAAMKDIAYGVRIAKEMGRLDIGQSVIVQDGMVLGVEAIEGTDALVRRCAVLKRKKANLPILVKMCKPHQLEAIDLPTIGLETVKAVHEAGYQGIAIEAGKALLLDAADVVAYADKHDLFVMGIKESDLKSDL; encoded by the coding sequence ATGATACCAAACACCATCCCTTATAAGTTAGGAATAATTGCAGGTGGAGGATCACTTCCATTTGCCCTTGCAGAGGCTGCTGAACAGCAAGGACAGGATTTGTTTATCATTGCTCTAAAAGGCTCTGCTGAGCAAGCCTTATGCGCAGGTCGCTCGCACTTTTGGGCATCAGTCGGTAAAACAGGCGCCGTTATTGCACGTCTGAAGCAAGAAGGGGTGACCCATCTTGTTTTTGCAGGGTCTGTAAAGCGCCCGTCATTAAAATCAATTCGGCTCGATTTCTCTACTTTCTGGCGTCTTTTAAAGCGTCGATTTCACTTTCATGGAGATGATGCAATCTTACGTTTTATTCATGATATGATGACAAGCGAAGGCTTTCAAGTTGTTGGCGCCCATGACATTTGTCCTGAGCTTTTAATGCCAGATGGGCATTTAACTCAAGAGCTTCCTAAAAAAGCTGCCATGAAAGATATTGCTTATGGTGTTCGTATCGCAAAAGAGATGGGTCGTTTAGATATCGGTCAGTCTGTTATTGTCCAAGATGGTATGGTTTTAGGGGTTGAAGCCATTGAAGGAACAGATGCATTGGTGCGTCGTTGTGCAGTGTTAAAGCGCAAAAAAGCAAATTTGCCGATTTTGGTAAAGATGTGTAAGCCGCATCAGTTAGAAGCGATCGATTTGCCAACCATTGGCCTTGAGACAGTGAAAGCTGTCCATGAAGCTGGTTACCAAGGAATTGCGATTGAAGCCGGCAAGGCACTCTTGCTTGATGCGGCTGATGTTGTTGCCTATGCAGATAAGCATGATCTGTTCGTGATGGGCATAAAGGAAAGTGACTTAAAAAGTGACCTTTGA